In Sporichthya polymorpha DSM 43042, a genomic segment contains:
- a CDS encoding acyl-CoA dehydrogenase produces the protein MTFAPGRDAEDLRAVVRDFLDKHCTEHDVRRWMETDPGWDRAVWNQLATELGLHGLAVPEHFGGSGAGLVELGVVFEELGAALYGGPFLASVGLATSALLAVGGPDADALVPRLADGSTVATLAWAGREPAESTLTATDSGGWRISGDADVVVDGVAADLVLVAAATPGGPALFAVPGDAPGLTRHQLTALDSTRRLAALHFDGVPARLLGTGADPLRRAWQAGLLYLAAEQLGGAARMLALTVEYARTRIQFGRAIGSFSVIKHRCADLLVEVESARSVVWHGLWSAVHDPDTLPAAAGLARAVASDAYRTVTTAAVQIHGGIGFTWEHPTHLYLKRAKSTQLLLGSPASHRADLAALIGVTGPAVVPLPAEVPAEDRGPEVAELDAAIDEFLAAHPVPDPDDVEADRAFREARFDAGLTKVDFPVGHGGRGLDSSLQPHVEARFLAAGAADHSARNVIGLGMAMATILVHGTEEQRRRYLRPCFSGEEIYCQLFSEPGAGSDLAALATRAVRDGSEPDADWIVNGQKVWTSLAHTARRGILVTRTDPDVPKHKGLSYFVLDMTSPGVEVRPLRQITGEDEFNEVYLTDVRVPADCLLGDVGDGWKVAMTTLANERVALGRKFVRRGDGAIGRAVETYRAAAAEGRADAATLERLMLLWTRAEAARLTSLRAAAADRGGPGPEGSIAKLQMAELNQAVFEFCVDLLGTEGLLIDTYERFAPTGTALDGSRDPRKSWLRSLANSIEGGTSEVQRTILGERVLGLPGEPRVDKDVPWRDVRRS, from the coding sequence ATGACCTTCGCACCGGGTCGGGACGCCGAGGACCTCCGCGCCGTGGTCCGCGACTTCCTGGACAAGCACTGCACGGAGCACGACGTCCGCCGCTGGATGGAGACCGACCCCGGCTGGGACCGGGCGGTCTGGAACCAACTGGCGACCGAGCTGGGGCTGCACGGCCTCGCGGTGCCGGAGCACTTCGGGGGCAGCGGAGCGGGGCTGGTCGAGCTCGGCGTCGTGTTCGAGGAACTGGGCGCCGCGCTCTACGGCGGTCCGTTTCTCGCCTCGGTCGGGCTCGCGACCTCGGCCCTGCTGGCGGTCGGCGGCCCGGACGCCGACGCCCTCGTCCCCCGCCTGGCCGACGGCAGCACCGTCGCGACGCTCGCGTGGGCCGGCCGCGAGCCGGCGGAGTCCACCCTCACGGCCACCGACAGCGGCGGGTGGCGCATCTCCGGCGACGCGGACGTGGTCGTCGACGGCGTCGCCGCGGACCTCGTCCTCGTCGCCGCGGCGACGCCCGGCGGTCCGGCGCTGTTCGCCGTCCCGGGCGACGCCCCTGGCCTGACGCGTCATCAGCTGACGGCGCTGGACTCGACCCGGCGCCTGGCCGCACTGCACTTCGACGGCGTCCCCGCGCGCCTGCTCGGAACTGGCGCGGATCCGTTGCGCCGGGCCTGGCAGGCCGGGCTGCTCTACCTCGCCGCCGAACAACTCGGGGGCGCGGCGCGCATGCTCGCGCTCACCGTCGAGTACGCGCGGACCCGGATCCAGTTCGGCCGCGCGATCGGCTCGTTCTCGGTCATCAAGCACCGCTGCGCCGACCTGCTCGTCGAGGTGGAGTCGGCGCGGTCCGTGGTCTGGCACGGGCTGTGGAGCGCCGTCCACGACCCCGACACGCTGCCCGCCGCCGCGGGGCTCGCACGGGCCGTCGCGTCGGACGCGTACCGAACGGTGACCACCGCCGCCGTCCAGATCCACGGCGGCATCGGCTTCACCTGGGAGCACCCGACGCACCTGTACCTCAAGCGCGCGAAGAGCACGCAGCTGCTGCTCGGCTCGCCCGCGTCGCACCGGGCCGACCTGGCCGCGCTGATCGGCGTCACCGGGCCGGCGGTCGTGCCGCTGCCCGCCGAGGTGCCGGCGGAGGATCGGGGTCCCGAGGTCGCGGAGCTCGACGCCGCCATCGACGAGTTCCTCGCCGCGCACCCGGTCCCCGACCCCGACGACGTCGAGGCGGACCGGGCCTTCCGCGAGGCGCGGTTCGACGCCGGGCTCACGAAGGTCGACTTCCCCGTCGGACACGGCGGACGCGGTCTGGACTCCTCGCTGCAGCCGCACGTCGAGGCGCGCTTCCTGGCCGCGGGCGCCGCCGACCACTCCGCGCGCAACGTCATCGGGCTGGGCATGGCGATGGCCACGATCCTCGTCCACGGCACCGAGGAGCAGCGGCGCCGCTACCTGCGGCCGTGCTTCTCCGGCGAGGAGATCTACTGCCAGCTGTTCTCCGAACCCGGCGCCGGCTCCGACCTCGCCGCGCTCGCGACCCGCGCCGTGCGTGACGGCTCCGAACCCGACGCCGACTGGATCGTCAACGGGCAGAAGGTCTGGACCTCCCTCGCGCACACTGCACGCCGCGGGATCCTCGTCACGCGCACCGACCCGGACGTGCCCAAGCACAAGGGGCTGTCGTACTTCGTGCTCGACATGACCTCCCCCGGCGTCGAGGTGCGCCCGCTGCGACAGATCACCGGCGAGGACGAGTTCAACGAGGTCTACCTGACCGACGTCCGCGTCCCGGCCGACTGCCTGCTCGGCGACGTCGGCGACGGCTGGAAGGTCGCGATGACGACACTGGCGAACGAACGCGTCGCGCTCGGCCGCAAGTTCGTCCGGCGTGGGGACGGGGCGATCGGACGGGCCGTCGAGACCTACCGGGCGGCCGCGGCGGAGGGCCGCGCCGACGCGGCGACGCTCGAGCGGTTGATGCTGCTGTGGACCCGCGCGGAGGCGGCGCGTCTGACCAGTCTGCGCGCCGCGGCCGCGGACCGCGGCGGACCCGGGCCCGAGGGCTCGATCGCCAAGCTGCAGATGGCCGAGCTCAACCAGGCCGTGTTCGAGTTCTGCGTCGACCTGCTCGGAACCGAGGGCCTCCTCATCGACACCTACGAACGCTTCGCCCCGACCGGCACCGCGCTCGACGGCAGCCGCGACCCGCGCAAGTCGTGGCTGCGGTCGTTGGCGAACTCGATCGAGGGCGGGACGTCTGAGGTGCAGCGCACCATCCTCGGCGAGCGGGTGCTCGGCCTGCCCGGCGAACCACGGGTCGACAAGGACGTGCCGTGGAGGGACGTGCGCCGCTCCTGA
- a CDS encoding ferredoxin has translation MRVRIDVDRCQGHGRCELIAPDYFFVDDAGVGQVLRPEVADADRADVDEARFCCPEQAIAVGE, from the coding sequence GTGCGGGTGCGGATCGACGTCGACCGCTGTCAGGGTCACGGGCGGTGCGAGTTGATTGCGCCGGACTACTTCTTCGTCGACGACGCCGGGGTGGGTCAGGTGCTGCGCCCCGAGGTCGCCGACGCGGACCGGGCCGACGTCGACGAGGCGCGGTTCTGTTGCCCGGAGCAGGCGATCGCGGTGGGGGAGTGA
- a CDS encoding cytochrome P450 has protein sequence MSAPVFDHHSEDFAARWPQIYAELRATCPVAHTEAHGGYQVVTRYADVKRVMSDPETFACGRDLTFDGADGPITTGGVTIPINPVRMGMMETDPPLSQAYRRPLANLFTAKAVAAYEPRMAEIVTWVVDRVIERGHLDFVDDLANPLPALVSLDYFGLPLQKWDEYATALHRAAYREKGSARAVLALVDDVRAVVAERKASGPRGGDVLDRLLTAEVNGAPLPDEDVVNQVFMLLNGGIDTSTALIASMFLHLAQHPDDRTALAADPSRIPAAVDEMLRYFTPGPGVARTVTRPVELGGVSLRPGDRLLLALGSANHDEEVFDDPESVRLDRDNAGKHLAFGHGLHRCLGAFLAPAEMRLLLEAVLRRLPDYEIDVSAVVHYPTIPLINGWIAMPATFPPGPRVLKGFDPTLPVRAPAAV, from the coding sequence GTGAGTGCGCCGGTGTTCGACCACCACTCCGAGGACTTCGCCGCGCGGTGGCCGCAGATCTACGCCGAACTGCGGGCGACGTGCCCCGTCGCGCACACCGAGGCGCACGGCGGCTACCAGGTCGTCACGCGGTACGCCGACGTCAAGCGGGTGATGTCGGACCCGGAGACGTTCGCGTGCGGGCGGGACCTGACGTTCGACGGCGCGGACGGGCCGATCACGACGGGTGGGGTGACGATCCCGATCAACCCCGTGCGCATGGGGATGATGGAGACGGACCCGCCGTTGTCGCAGGCGTACCGGCGGCCGCTGGCGAACCTGTTCACCGCGAAGGCGGTTGCGGCCTACGAGCCGCGGATGGCGGAGATCGTGACCTGGGTCGTCGACCGGGTCATCGAGCGCGGGCACCTCGACTTCGTCGACGACCTCGCGAATCCGCTGCCGGCGCTGGTCTCTCTCGACTACTTCGGGCTGCCGCTGCAGAAGTGGGACGAGTACGCGACTGCCCTGCACCGCGCGGCGTACCGGGAGAAGGGCTCGGCGCGGGCCGTGCTGGCGCTGGTCGACGACGTTCGCGCGGTGGTGGCGGAGCGCAAGGCGTCCGGGCCGCGGGGTGGCGACGTCCTCGACCGGTTGCTGACCGCCGAGGTGAACGGCGCCCCGCTGCCCGACGAGGACGTCGTCAACCAGGTCTTCATGCTGCTCAACGGCGGGATCGACACCTCGACGGCGCTGATCGCGTCGATGTTCCTGCACCTCGCGCAGCACCCGGACGACCGCACCGCCCTCGCCGCCGACCCGTCCCGGATACCGGCCGCGGTCGACGAGATGCTGCGGTACTTCACGCCCGGTCCGGGCGTCGCGCGCACGGTGACGCGGCCCGTCGAGCTCGGCGGAGTGTCGTTGCGGCCGGGGGACCGGCTGCTCCTCGCGCTGGGCTCGGCGAACCACGACGAGGAGGTCTTCGACGACCCGGAGTCCGTCCGCCTCGACCGCGACAACGCCGGCAAGCACCTCGCCTTCGGCCACGGGCTGCACCGGTGCCTCGGTGCCTTCCTCGCCCCGGCCGAGATGCGGCTGCTCCTCGAGGCGGTCCTGCGCCGGCTGCCGGACTACGAGATCGACGTCAGCGCCGTCGTCCACTACCCGACGATCCCGCTGATCAACGGCTGGATCGCGATGCCCGCCACGTTTCCCCCGGGCCCTCGGGTGCTGAAGGGCTTCGACCCGACCCTGCCGGTGCGCGCTCCCGCAGCCGTGTAG
- a CDS encoding CaiB/BaiF CoA transferase family protein — translation MDDAPSHRPLHGIRVLDLSTLGPGPFCSMLLADFGADVLHVERPSVAPFDPAAHLSRGKRSAVVDLRSPRGAEVIARLADRADVLLESNRPGTMERRGLGPDVLCERNPRLIYARLTGWGQDGPYADRAGHDINYLAISGALGVIGEDRPVPPLAMLGDLAAGSVLTAFGIVTALLERASTGRGQVLDAAIADGAALLSSAWLAELNAGMWAGRGRHLLSGVAPFYGVYACSDGRWFAVGAIEEKFYAQFLDVLGLADVDRSTQLNPKTWPALRARVAGAFATHPRAHWESVFAGVDGCGTPVLDLDELPDDPHLAARGTVVRDGDRIWAAPAPRLSRTPASAGSPAVRGADTAGALADAGYTETEIAALLADGTVA, via the coding sequence GTGGACGACGCGCCGAGCCACCGCCCCCTGCACGGCATCCGCGTCCTCGACCTGTCGACGCTCGGCCCCGGACCCTTCTGCTCGATGCTGCTGGCCGACTTCGGCGCCGACGTGCTGCACGTCGAGCGCCCCTCGGTGGCACCGTTCGACCCGGCCGCCCACCTGAGCCGGGGCAAGCGCTCCGCCGTCGTCGACCTGCGCAGCCCTCGCGGCGCCGAGGTGATCGCCCGGCTCGCGGACCGCGCCGACGTCCTGCTCGAGTCGAACCGGCCGGGGACGATGGAGCGCCGCGGCCTCGGCCCCGACGTGCTGTGCGAACGCAACCCGCGGCTGATCTACGCCCGCCTCACCGGCTGGGGCCAGGACGGTCCGTACGCCGACCGCGCCGGACACGACATCAACTACCTCGCGATCTCCGGCGCGCTCGGCGTGATCGGGGAAGACCGGCCCGTCCCCCCGCTCGCGATGCTCGGTGACCTCGCTGCGGGATCGGTGCTCACCGCGTTCGGCATTGTGACGGCGTTGCTGGAACGCGCGAGCACCGGTCGCGGCCAGGTTCTCGACGCCGCGATCGCCGACGGTGCCGCCCTGTTGAGCAGCGCGTGGCTCGCCGAGCTGAACGCGGGGATGTGGGCCGGCCGGGGCCGGCATCTGCTCTCCGGCGTCGCGCCGTTCTACGGCGTCTACGCCTGCTCGGACGGCCGCTGGTTCGCGGTCGGCGCGATCGAGGAGAAGTTCTACGCGCAGTTCCTCGACGTCCTCGGCCTCGCCGACGTCGACCGCTCCACGCAGCTGAACCCGAAGACCTGGCCGGCCCTGCGCGCCCGCGTCGCCGGCGCGTTCGCCACGCACCCCCGCGCGCACTGGGAGAGCGTCTTCGCCGGCGTCGACGGCTGCGGCACCCCCGTCCTCGACCTCGACGAGCTCCCCGACGACCCCCACCTCGCCGCGCGCGGCACCGTCGTCCGCGACGGCGACCGGATCTGGGCCGCCCCCGCCCCGCGGCTGTCCCGCACCCCCGCGAGCGCCGGCTCCCCCGCCGTCCGCGGCGCCGACACCGCCGGCGCCCTCGCGGACGCCGGCTACACCGAGACCGAGATCGCCGCCCTCCTCGCCGACGGGACGGTCGCCTGA
- a CDS encoding SCP2 sterol-binding domain-containing protein yields the protein MPVFDSADEAEKVYAAFFTHITTHPDLRPKFVEAGASFRANYTDPDSAVSIDASVDPPEVKVGDEARAARVDVQLFMSADDGHKFWLGDLNIPMAMARRKVKIDGSVGTLLKLLPAMQPAFGMYREFLTQQGMADKLAD from the coding sequence GTGCCCGTCTTCGACTCCGCCGACGAGGCCGAGAAGGTCTACGCCGCCTTCTTCACCCACATCACCACGCACCCGGACCTGCGGCCGAAGTTCGTCGAGGCCGGCGCGTCTTTCCGCGCGAACTACACCGACCCCGACTCCGCGGTCAGCATCGACGCCTCGGTGGACCCGCCCGAGGTGAAGGTCGGCGACGAGGCCCGCGCCGCGCGCGTCGACGTCCAGTTGTTCATGTCCGCCGACGACGGGCACAAGTTCTGGCTCGGTGACCTGAACATCCCGATGGCGATGGCCCGCCGCAAGGTGAAGATCGACGGATCCGTCGGGACCCTCCTCAAGCTCCTGCCCGCGATGCAGCCCGCGTTCGGGATGTACCGCGAGTTCCTCACCCAGCAGGGCATGGCCGACAAACTGGCCGACTGA
- a CDS encoding enoyl-CoA hydratase-related protein, producing MITESVDDAGIAELVLDAPPVNALNLKDIATLAGHLRSYADDERVRVVVLRGAGHGFCGGGDVKEVQSLPGFEGILGQTHGSMELTTAIAECAVPVIGAVHGWCIGLGVLVAGVCDVLLAAPGTPFVLAEADNGAASGMIQAIGLMPEKRLRAALFTAEPVTAEELHHFGSVLRLVPAEELPASARDLAGRVAAKNPAVLRALKAATDESIGRDIRGVFRRELAHTLDLNLRGESAPLRENFVRGTRGSYLQTGRTADEQDAP from the coding sequence GTGATCACCGAATCCGTCGACGACGCCGGCATCGCGGAACTGGTCCTCGACGCCCCGCCGGTCAACGCGCTGAACCTCAAGGACATTGCGACCCTCGCCGGGCACCTGCGCTCCTACGCCGACGACGAGCGGGTGCGCGTCGTCGTGCTCCGCGGGGCCGGGCACGGGTTCTGCGGGGGCGGGGACGTCAAGGAGGTGCAGTCGCTCCCCGGCTTCGAGGGCATCCTCGGCCAGACCCACGGGTCGATGGAGCTCACGACCGCGATCGCGGAGTGCGCGGTGCCCGTGATCGGCGCGGTGCACGGCTGGTGCATCGGGCTCGGGGTGCTGGTCGCGGGCGTCTGCGACGTCCTGCTCGCCGCGCCGGGAACGCCGTTCGTCCTCGCGGAGGCCGACAACGGCGCCGCCAGCGGGATGATCCAGGCGATCGGCCTGATGCCCGAGAAGCGGCTGCGCGCGGCGCTGTTCACCGCCGAGCCGGTGACCGCGGAGGAGCTGCACCACTTCGGGTCGGTGCTGCGGCTCGTGCCGGCCGAGGAGCTCCCCGCTTCGGCCCGCGACCTGGCCGGCCGGGTCGCGGCGAAGAACCCCGCCGTGCTCCGCGCCCTCAAGGCCGCGACCGACGAGAGCATCGGCCGCGACATCCGCGGCGTCTTCCGCCGGGAGCTCGCCCACACCCTCGACCTGAACCTGCGCGGTGAATCGGCACCGCTACGGGAGAACTTCGTGCGTGGCACGCGGGGTAGTTACCTGCAGACTGGTCGCACCGCCGACGAACAGGACGCGCCATGA
- a CDS encoding AMP-binding protein — MDVAAHDWVAYSAQHRPAAPALRRGEDGWTTTWAELETRVARAAGALQARGVGRGDRVALLAENDPRVFEVQFAAMRLGALFVPLNWRLTVHELAEICLDAEPTVLVHDDVWAEAAGQVAEKAQVPQRLAWTVEGPVAETDGDLAAGEPVAPRTDATHADPTHILYTSGTTGRPKGALSTHGTLVWQALNTAHTTGYSAPGCHHLNPMPLFHAGGLNVMANPILYFGGMVTTLRRFDPAAILAAMTDSTPPVTHFAAIPLMYQAIAAQPGFADADLSHLRHLIVAGAIGTPELFRTWSGRGLPLQPQYGGTEMGPMAFALDHEADHQNLAETGSAGRGAMHTQIRLVDPEGTDVPDGEVGEIWLRGPSVTVGYWRKDRADFFTGDWFRTGDAARRDPDGFYFLAGRTKEMYKSGGENVYPAEVENVLTLHPAVADVAVVGVPDSTWGEVGMAVVVAAPGTEPTLEDLTAFAADRLARFKLPKRLAVVDELPRNVTGKVNRDALREQYA, encoded by the coding sequence ATGGATGTCGCCGCCCACGACTGGGTCGCCTACTCGGCGCAGCACCGCCCCGCCGCCCCCGCCCTGCGCCGCGGCGAGGACGGCTGGACCACCACCTGGGCCGAACTGGAGACGCGCGTCGCCCGGGCCGCCGGCGCCCTGCAGGCCCGCGGCGTTGGGCGGGGCGACCGGGTCGCACTGCTCGCGGAGAACGACCCGCGGGTCTTCGAGGTCCAGTTCGCAGCGATGCGGCTCGGGGCGCTGTTCGTCCCGCTGAACTGGCGTCTGACGGTCCATGAGCTCGCCGAGATCTGTCTCGACGCCGAACCCACGGTGCTGGTGCACGACGACGTCTGGGCCGAGGCGGCCGGGCAGGTCGCGGAGAAGGCGCAGGTCCCGCAGCGGCTGGCCTGGACCGTCGAGGGCCCGGTCGCCGAGACCGACGGCGACCTCGCCGCCGGGGAGCCCGTCGCCCCGCGCACCGACGCCACCCACGCCGACCCGACGCACATCCTCTACACCTCCGGCACGACCGGCCGCCCGAAGGGCGCACTCTCGACCCACGGCACGCTGGTCTGGCAGGCGCTGAACACCGCGCACACCACCGGCTACAGCGCGCCTGGTTGCCACCACCTGAACCCGATGCCGCTGTTCCACGCGGGCGGGCTGAACGTGATGGCGAACCCAATCCTCTACTTCGGTGGCATGGTCACGACCCTGCGCCGCTTCGACCCCGCGGCGATCCTCGCCGCGATGACCGACAGCACCCCGCCGGTCACGCACTTCGCCGCGATCCCACTGATGTACCAGGCGATCGCGGCCCAGCCGGGTTTCGCGGACGCGGACCTGTCGCACCTGCGGCACCTGATCGTCGCCGGCGCGATCGGGACTCCGGAACTCTTCCGCACGTGGTCCGGACGCGGCCTGCCGCTGCAGCCCCAGTACGGCGGGACCGAGATGGGACCAATGGCGTTCGCGCTCGACCACGAGGCGGACCATCAGAATCTCGCCGAGACGGGCTCGGCCGGCCGGGGTGCGATGCACACGCAGATCCGCCTGGTCGATCCCGAGGGCACCGACGTCCCCGACGGCGAGGTCGGGGAGATCTGGCTGCGCGGGCCCAGCGTCACCGTCGGGTACTGGCGCAAGGACCGGGCGGACTTCTTCACGGGCGACTGGTTCCGCACGGGCGACGCCGCCCGCCGCGACCCGGACGGGTTCTACTTCCTCGCCGGCCGGACGAAGGAGATGTACAAGTCCGGCGGCGAGAACGTGTACCCGGCCGAGGTCGAGAACGTGCTGACGCTGCATCCGGCGGTCGCGGACGTCGCGGTCGTCGGGGTGCCGGACTCCACGTGGGGCGAGGTCGGGATGGCCGTCGTCGTCGCCGCTCCCGGCACCGAGCCGACGCTGGAGGACCTCACCGCGTTCGCCGCCGACCGCCTCGCGCGGTTCAAGCTGCCGAAGCGGCTCGCGGTCGTCGACGAGCTGCCGCGCAACGTCACCGGCAAGGTCAACCGGGACGCCTTGCGGGAGCAGTACGCGTGA